A window of Desulfobacterales bacterium contains these coding sequences:
- a CDS encoding ATPase, T2SS/T4P/T4SS family, translating into MGDAQTTSNGIESRLKTADAYESHGLFDEALALYQEVLAELPEDDADRRSEIQKKIDGLKEEVEDDEGDAGYELSSEEVTHIKSGLSIGESGPEIFDSATAFRELGLYKEAVSEYQKLFQTDFSIDDFLQDFLDCLLSVYPPGEACEEIERIVRENQLEQQTEAAIKFGLGHELDQRDYKELATRCYEGVQKINPVYPKLKEHLEAVQPERRFESRYDYLLKNEIVSTAQLQKALPMAKKMKKSVEHVLMEQFKVSKEDIGKSLSAYYNCPFRTFDPKMEVPYELISNLKKPFLLQDLWVPLHWEVGHIEILMDDPKDLRKLDHAKALFNTNKFIFSVGIKEDIEAIINHFFSEKKTQTAHQKSGRTSEDALADMPDIAFEEDEEDEGEGEEDYDEGSGKVVRLVDQVLISAYRKDASDIHIEPSPVTKRTKIRFRIDGVCQDFLEVPNSYAHALLSRIKIMSNLDIAERRMPQDGKIKLKRRGIPEFELRVATLPTAGGYEDVVLRILAASGAMQIEDLGLTKRNYELLKKAVNKPYGIVLCVGPTGSGKTTTLHSALHHINTPERKIWTAEDPVEISQLGLRQVEVKNKIGLDFARIMRSFLRADPDVIMVGEMRDYETASIGVEASLTGHLVFSTLHTNSAPETVTRLLDMGLNPLNFSDAFLVVLAQRLLRRLCKNCRKEYTPSKEEFDDLVRDYGEEEFEKLGITYSSDLKLYAPVGCEQCNGTGYKGRMGIHELMDGSNEIKRMIKKQASAEELFHQAKKEGMTTLMQDGIIKLFQGLTDIHEVRRVCVIT; encoded by the coding sequence ATGGGAGATGCTCAAACCACAAGCAATGGCATCGAATCCAGGCTGAAAACAGCGGATGCGTACGAATCGCACGGTCTGTTTGATGAAGCCCTGGCTTTGTATCAGGAAGTCTTGGCTGAATTGCCCGAGGATGATGCGGACCGGCGCAGTGAGATTCAGAAAAAGATTGATGGCTTGAAGGAGGAGGTTGAAGACGACGAAGGGGATGCGGGCTATGAGCTCTCCTCCGAAGAGGTGACCCACATCAAGTCCGGCCTTTCCATCGGGGAGAGCGGGCCGGAAATCTTTGATAGTGCAACCGCCTTTAGGGAACTGGGGCTTTATAAAGAGGCGGTCTCGGAATACCAGAAGCTTTTCCAGACCGATTTTTCGATCGATGATTTTTTGCAGGATTTTCTGGATTGCCTGCTCTCCGTATATCCGCCGGGCGAGGCTTGTGAGGAGATCGAGCGCATCGTTAGGGAAAATCAGCTTGAACAGCAAACCGAAGCCGCCATCAAATTCGGACTGGGCCATGAACTGGATCAACGGGATTATAAGGAGCTTGCGACCAGATGCTATGAAGGGGTACAAAAAATCAATCCCGTCTATCCCAAGCTAAAGGAACATTTGGAGGCCGTCCAGCCGGAGCGGCGGTTTGAATCCCGGTATGACTATCTGCTGAAAAACGAAATCGTTTCCACCGCCCAGCTGCAGAAGGCCCTGCCGATGGCCAAAAAAATGAAAAAGAGCGTGGAACACGTCCTTATGGAGCAGTTCAAGGTATCCAAGGAGGATATCGGCAAGTCGCTTTCCGCTTATTATAACTGCCCCTTTCGCACCTTTGACCCCAAGATGGAGGTGCCCTATGAGTTGATCAGTAATTTAAAGAAGCCCTTTCTGCTGCAGGATCTCTGGGTGCCCCTTCATTGGGAGGTCGGCCATATCGAAATTTTAATGGATGATCCAAAGGATTTAAGAAAGCTGGATCACGCCAAGGCGCTTTTTAATACCAATAAATTTATTTTTTCCGTCGGTATCAAAGAGGATATCGAGGCCATTATCAATCACTTTTTTTCAGAGAAAAAAACGCAGACAGCCCATCAAAAAAGCGGCAGGACCAGCGAAGACGCATTGGCGGACATGCCGGATATCGCCTTTGAAGAAGACGAGGAGGATGAGGGCGAGGGAGAAGAAGACTATGATGAAGGCTCGGGGAAAGTCGTCCGGCTGGTTGATCAGGTGCTCATTTCCGCCTATCGCAAGGATGCCTCGGATATTCACATTGAGCCGTCCCCGGTGACCAAGCGAACCAAGATCCGCTTCCGCATCGACGGGGTCTGTCAGGATTTCCTGGAGGTGCCAAACTCCTATGCGCATGCGCTGCTGTCAAGAATTAAGATTATGTCCAATCTGGATATTGCCGAGCGACGCATGCCCCAGGATGGCAAGATCAAATTAAAACGCCGGGGAATCCCCGAATTTGAACTTCGGGTGGCAACCCTGCCCACGGCCGGCGGCTATGAGGATGTCGTTCTTCGAATTCTGGCCGCAAGCGGGGCCATGCAGATAGAGGATCTCGGCTTAACAAAGCGTAACTACGAGCTTTTGAAAAAGGCCGTCAATAAGCCCTATGGAATTGTTCTGTGCGTCGGTCCCACGGGTTCCGGTAAAACCACCACCCTGCACTCCGCGCTGCATCATATCAACACGCCTGAGCGAAAAATCTGGACAGCAGAGGATCCGGTGGAAATCTCCCAGCTAGGCCTCCGCCAGGTGGAGGTTAAAAATAAAATCGGGCTTGATTTCGCCAGAATCATGCGTTCCTTTCTCCGGGCGGACCCGGATGTGATCATGGTCGGTGAGATGCGGGATTATGAAACAGCCTCCATCGGTGTTGAAGCCTCGCTGACCGGCCACCTGGTGTTCTCCACCCTTCATACAAACAGCGCTCCGGAAACCGTGACCCGGCTTCTGGATATGGGCCTAAATCCCCTGAATTTTTCGGATGCATTTTTGGTGGTGCTGGCGCAGCGCCTTTTACGGCGTCTCTGTAAGAACTGCCGAAAGGAATATACGCCCTCCAAAGAGGAGTTCGATGATTTGGTAAGGGATTACGGGGAGGAGGAGTTTGAAAAGCTCGGGATTACTTATTCATCGGATTTAAAGCTCTATGCGCCGGTCGGATGCGAGCAGTGCAACGGCACCGGCTATAAGGGCCGTATGGGGATTCATGAATTGATGGATGGCAGCAATGAGATCAAACGGATGATCAAAAAACAGGCCAGCGCCGAAGAGCTTTTCCACCAGGCCAAAAAGGAGGGCATGACCACCCTGATGCAGGACGGGATTATTAAATTATTTCAAGGTCTGACCGATATTCATGAGGTCCGGCGGGTGTGCGTTATTACTTGA
- a CDS encoding response regulator, whose protein sequence is MVPKVLIVDDDQSWLSLMEKELANYAENFTVHTADSGEAALAAIKRDHIMLAVSDLRMPGMDGFDLLARILESCPDIPVIIVTAYDRPKTKDVVFRSGAAGYLTKPFESDVLAREINKMLRKKAEGGNLNNVSLETFLQLVEMEQQTCTLQVLNKTGNTGGVLFFRNGELFNARIGDQQGKSAAYEILSWSSVSVSIENECVFAEKLIEGDLQAILLDAMRSKDENEEARQASAAGENEIVLDEPVAADNPEETKASEVRTDNAAEEAASESPAEAEAPEEELSPVESASRRLTASLGSYAGVRDIYEDAGWAALVSSAASMGEIFGFGELSVVYANKGGEGQYLVMPGEETTVISIDPDAPRDKIIGAVS, encoded by the coding sequence ATGGTGCCCAAAGTATTGATTGTCGATGATGATCAGTCATGGCTCAGCCTGATGGAAAAGGAGCTCGCCAATTACGCGGAAAATTTTACCGTTCACACCGCGGACAGCGGAGAGGCGGCCCTGGCGGCAATTAAACGCGATCATATCATGCTGGCGGTCTCTGACCTCCGCATGCCCGGAATGGACGGTTTTGACCTGCTGGCCCGGATTCTTGAGAGTTGTCCGGATATCCCGGTTATTATCGTTACCGCGTATGACCGGCCCAAAACCAAGGATGTGGTGTTTCGAAGCGGTGCGGCCGGATATTTAACCAAGCCTTTTGAATCCGATGTCCTCGCCCGGGAAATCAATAAAATGCTGCGCAAAAAAGCCGAAGGCGGCAATTTAAATAATGTCTCCCTGGAAACATTCCTTCAGCTGGTGGAAATGGAGCAGCAGACCTGTACATTACAGGTGCTAAATAAAACCGGCAATACCGGGGGCGTCCTGTTTTTTCGAAACGGGGAGCTTTTTAATGCCCGTATCGGGGATCAGCAGGGCAAATCTGCCGCCTATGAGATTTTGTCCTGGTCGAGTGTCTCGGTTTCAATTGAAAATGAGTGCGTGTTTGCTGAAAAGCTTATTGAGGGGGATTTGCAGGCCATTCTGCTTGATGCCATGCGCTCCAAGGATGAAAATGAAGAAGCGCGCCAGGCTTCAGCCGCCGGGGAAAATGAGATTGTTCTGGATGAGCCGGTGGCCGCAGATAATCCGGAAGAAACCAAAGCTTCCGAGGTGCGGACCGATAATGCGGCAGAGGAGGCGGCATCCGAGTCACCGGCCGAAGCCGAAGCCCCTGAAGAAGAACTGTCTCCGGTTGAATCGGCCAGCCGCCGCTTGACCGCCTCTTTGGGCAGCTATGCAGGGGTTAGAGATATTTATGAGGACGCGGGATGGGCGGCATTGGTGTCCAGTGCCGCTTCAATGGGCGAGATTTTTGGTTTCGGGGAATTGAGCGTGGTATATGCCAATAAGGGCGGTGAAGGGCAGTATTTGGTGATGCCGGGTGAAGAAACCACAGTTATTTCCATCGACCCGGATGCGCCGCGGGATAAAATCATAGGGGCGGTGAGTTGA
- a CDS encoding HAMP domain-containing protein: MTVICEECGKVYHIDPEKVEQYKGKNVRVRCGECGHVTNLSKLIEEQETAASQPFGGGAGTGAAEAPSRAPAEEPPSAPREERRPRAEISSARPSGFLGLRGKMMFLFLVIPILLIAATGFFSQQQLNKLATSITEESTELVLQEGKEKLMQKARDVALQCEIYLRNHPELEREDFNYDPEFSGIAVQSVGETGYSTLIQWPEPEKGQDWTIWAHPNPNIIGIDDIDMIRKALGPHFDKFWEVLTSAKGGSETQGFYSWKDPDGKIREKYMAVAPIQLEDKPFLLMTTAYIDEFTQKTESLEETAMQMARHTRNINFGILIGAIIIIGLCITIYGYRITRNIQYLTEAADRISVGDLEAEIEVKSKDEIGNLADAISRMQDSLRFSIERLRRRR, encoded by the coding sequence ATGACGGTTATTTGCGAGGAATGCGGGAAAGTTTATCACATCGATCCGGAGAAGGTGGAGCAGTATAAGGGGAAAAATGTCCGGGTCCGCTGTGGTGAATGCGGTCATGTGACCAATCTGTCAAAACTCATTGAAGAGCAGGAAACCGCCGCTTCCCAGCCTTTCGGTGGCGGTGCCGGCACAGGCGCGGCTGAAGCGCCGTCCCGGGCGCCGGCTGAGGAGCCGCCGAGTGCGCCACGCGAGGAGCGGCGGCCCCGCGCAGAGATTTCATCCGCCCGCCCCTCAGGTTTTTTGGGACTTCGGGGCAAGATGATGTTTTTGTTTCTGGTAATCCCGATTCTTTTGATCGCTGCCACCGGTTTTTTCTCCCAGCAGCAGCTCAATAAATTGGCGACCAGCATTACGGAGGAAAGTACCGAGCTCGTGCTTCAGGAAGGTAAAGAAAAGCTGATGCAGAAGGCCCGGGATGTGGCGCTGCAATGCGAAATCTATCTGCGGAATCACCCAGAGTTAGAACGGGAGGATTTTAATTACGATCCTGAATTTAGCGGAATTGCGGTGCAGAGTGTCGGTGAAACCGGCTATTCGACCCTTATTCAGTGGCCTGAGCCGGAAAAAGGCCAGGATTGGACGATCTGGGCCCATCCCAATCCGAATATTATCGGAATTGATGATATTGATATGATCCGAAAAGCCCTGGGCCCGCATTTTGATAAATTCTGGGAGGTGCTGACCTCGGCCAAAGGCGGAAGTGAGACCCAGGGGTTTTATTCCTGGAAAGATCCGGACGGGAAAATCCGGGAAAAATATATGGCGGTTGCCCCGATTCAGCTGGAGGATAAGCCGTTTCTGCTGATGACCACCGCCTATATCGACGAGTTTACCCAGAAGACCGAGAGCCTGGAAGAGACCGCCATGCAGATGGCGAGACATACCCGGAATATCAATTTCGGGATTTTGATCGGCGCCATCATTATCATCGGCCTGTGCATTACCATTTACGGTTACCGGATTACGCGCAACATTCAGTATTTGACCGAAGCCGCAGACCGGATCAGTGTGGGCGATTTGGAAGCGGAAATCGAGGTGAAATCCAAGGACGAGATCGGTAACCTGGCGGATGCTATTTCGCGAATGCAGGACAGCCTGAGGTTCTCGATCGAGCGGTTGCGCCGTCGCCGGTAA
- a CDS encoding GTPase domain-containing protein, with product MALINPKKKEVQVKIVYYGPGRGGKTTNLEYINQKFKKRIQNEMVTVKTYGDRTLFFDFLPFDIGEIKGHSIKVQLYTVPGQVKYNATRRLVLRGVDGIVFVADSMDLRREMNIRSLQNLKENLETFNKNIFNIPLVMQYNKRDLEEEGIPILTVDTLQKDLNSRLKAPYFEASAVKGDNVAATMKKIIALTVTSLRKKLE from the coding sequence CTACTACGGGCCAGGCCGAGGCGGGAAAACAACGAATCTTGAATATATTAACCAAAAGTTCAAGAAACGCATTCAAAATGAAATGGTTACGGTTAAGACCTATGGCGACCGAACCCTTTTTTTCGATTTTTTGCCGTTTGATATCGGGGAAATCAAGGGGCACAGCATTAAAGTCCAGTTATACACAGTCCCGGGACAGGTCAAATACAATGCCACCCGGCGGCTGGTGCTAAGGGGAGTGGACGGTATCGTTTTTGTCGCGGATTCGATGGATCTGCGCCGGGAGATGAATATCCGGTCCCTGCAGAACCTTAAAGAAAATCTGGAGACCTTTAATAAAAATATCTTCAATATTCCGCTGGTCATGCAGTACAACAAACGGGATCTGGAAGAAGAAGGCATTCCCATTCTAACCGTTGATACCCTTCAAAAAGACTTAAACAGCCGATTGAAGGCGCCATATTTTGAGGCAAGCGCGGTGAAAGGCGATAATGTCGCGGCCACCATGAAAAAAATCATCGCCCTGACCGTAACGTCTTTAAGGAAAAAACTCGAATAA